Genomic segment of Shewanella sp. OMA3-2:
AATTTTCTCAATAGATCTAATGACCATTGATAGTTAGCACCTGGACGCGCTTTACGATAATGCTTAGGCGCTGTTTCTAAATTGTGGTTGAACACATCAGGTGGCTCTGTGGCTAAAATTTCTAATGCCGCATCAATACGACCACGGAAATCTGGCACTAAAATTTCGATCTTAATTTCAGGATTTAGAACACGAATTTCACGTATACAGTCAGCAAAATGTTGGGCGCCGCCATCACGTAAGTCATCACGATCCACCGAGGTGATAACCACATATTTAAGCTTCATATCGGCAATGGTTTGTGCCAGCTTTTTAGGCTCTTCAGCATCAGCGGCTAATGGACGACCATGGGCAACGTCACAAAACGGGCAACGGCGAGTACAGATTGCGCCAAGGATCATAAAGGTGGCTGTACCGTGGTTAAAACATTCCGCTAGGTTAGGGCACGATGCCTCTTCACAAACAGAATGTAAGCCATTCTTACGCAGCGCCGCTTTAATTTCTAAAATACGCGTATTAGATGAAGGTAGCTTTACCCGCAACCAATCTGGCTTGCGCAGCATGGTTTCGCGCTCTGAGGGTACAATTTTAATAGGAATGCGTGCAACTTTATCGGCGTCACGTAATTTAACTCCCGGTTGTAATCTTTCAGGCCTATTCATTATTCTGCTAATCCTTGATGATGCACAAGTTGTTGGTAGCCCATAACTTGGCTAAATGTTTGAATGAGTTTATCGCCAGCTTCAAGTACGGTTTGTGGGCCGCCGAGCGCTTTGCATTGCACCATTTCAAGACCGGCATAACCACAGGGGTTAATACGCTGAAATGGACCTAAGTCCATGTCGACGTTTAACGCTAAGCCGTGGAATGAACAGCCTTTTCGAATGCGTAAGCCTAATGAGGCTAGTTTGCGTTCTTGTACATATACGCCAGGGGCATCGGCTTTTGCGTAAGCTTGTACACCATAGGGCGCTAACATATCCACTATGCTTTGCTCTATGTTGTTAACCAGTTGCCTGACGCCCATTTTATTACGTTTTATGTCGATAAGCGGATAAACCACTAGCTGCCCAGGGCCATGATAGGTGACTTGACCACCACGGTCTACTTGGATTACCAGGATATCGCCAGGATTTAGAATATGCTCACTTTTACCCGCTTGACCTTGGGTAAAAACAGGTTGATGCTCGACAACCCATAGTTCATCTTGGCTATCACTGTCACGGGTGTCAGTGTATTCCTGCATGGCGTGCCATACGGATTGATAGTCTTGCATACCAAGATGGCGAATGTGCAATGTTGATGCTGGCAAGGGCAACGTCTCCCCAAAAGTTGGACCGGTCACGCGTATGTTCAACGTGCTTAAAAACAATCCTGAGTATTATACTCAAGTTTTACACGTATAAAGAACTCATTTAACAATTAGAGTACGCGTTTTACGCCCTCAATAGCGGCAAGATCAATATACGCTTTTTCAATATGCTCTTTGCTGGTGACGGTAATGCGGATCGTAATCGAATAATAACTGCCTTTGCTTGATGCTTTAACGGTTGGCACATAATCACCAGGGGCGAGTTGTTGGGCTACAGCGACGACGCGATCGGCCAAGGTGTCATCAGCATCGCCAATAACTTTAAATGGACATGCATTAGGGAACGTCATTACTTCATCAAAAGTGGTGTTTAGCATCGGATTACTCATTGGTGATTGTTACACTAAATATGGTGGTGATTATACCTGATTCAAGGCTTAGATAACTTGAAAAAATAAAGCCGCTGTTAAAGCGGCTTTAATTAATTGATTTCAGTATAATTATTATTGATTATTCAAACCAGCTAGCAAACATTTGTTTGAAGTAGTCCATCAATTTACTGATCCAGCTACCTTCTTCAACGGTATTTAATGTCACTAAAGGATATTGAGCAATGTCTTTTCCATCTAGTTGAAAGAATACTCGACCAACAGTTTCACCTTTTGCAAGTGGTGCACTTAATGGCTTAGTTAGCTCAAAGTTAGCTTGTAAGTCTTTGGCTTTACCACGATTGATAGTGATAGGGGTGTCTGTCATTACACCTAGGTCAACATTATCGACATCACCATACCAGATTTTTTGGCTAACAAAGGTGTCACCCGCTTTATACGGTGTGATGGTTTCAAAAAAGCGGAAACCATAGTTAAGTAACTTTTTGCTTTCAGCTTTACGGGCTGACTCACTGCTAGTACCTAACACGACAGTGATTAAACGCATGCCATCGTCACTGGTAGCTGATGAGACTAAGTTATAACCCGCACCAGATGTATGCCCTGTTTTAATGCCATCTACTTTTAAACTGTTATCCCACAGCAGCCCATTACGGTTGTACTGTTTGATACCATTAAAGGTAAAAGATTTTTCTGAATAGACACGATATTCTTCAGGCACATCACGAATAAGTGCCGCCCCTAAAATGGCCATATCGTATGCGGTCGTTTTATGGTTGTCTGAGTCTAAACCGTGAGAGTTTTCAAAGTAGCTGTCATTCATGCCTAACTGCTTTGCCCATGAGTTCATTAAATCAACAAAGGCACCTTCTGTGCCAGCAATATGTTCAGCCATGGCCACACATGCATCATTACCTGATTGAATAACAATACCGCGATTTAAATCAGCCACCTTTACGGTTTTACCGACTTCAATAAACATTTTTGATGAATCAGGGAAGTTTTTTGACCAGGCATTCTTGGTGATAAGCACATCATCATCCATTGAAATGTTGCCCACTTTTACTTCATGGCCAATCACATAGCTGGTCAACATTTTGGTTAAACTTGCAGGATTTAAGCTGTCGTAAGCATTTTGTTCCGCGATCACTCGGCCTGAATAATAATCCATCAATACATAAGCTTTTGCCGCAACACTAGGTGCGTCAGGCGTTACCATTGGAGCACGATTCGGTGTTGGGCGTGCATCTGGCTGCGGTGTGTTGGCAGAAGAAGTAAACGACACAAAAGAAAGTAGCAGTGCAGTTGCAATTGGGGCTTTGGCAATATTTATCATGAAATTAGCTGGTCTCTATTAATTCGAAGAAAAGACAATAAAAAAGATTATAACATTAGTCGTGCCACTATTAGTCAACCAAATTGCATTAAGGTTCCTTAATCGAGCAAATTTAAGGAACAATAAAGCTTTGTGGGTAACCTTGGTTATGTAAGCTATCTAATAATTTATTGGTTAAGTAAATTTTACCAATTGGGCCTAATTGAACTCGATGTAAGCCATTACTTGACACTATCCGAGACGAAACACCGTATTTATTTTCGAGCTCTTTTGCTAGGGCATTCACACGTAGCTTATCTTGAGATGCGGCAACTTGAATATAATGAACTTCGTTACTGGTAGCCTCAGAGATGCCTCGCTGATCGTTTGATTCTATGTAAATCACTTCGATTTTTACTTTGGCGGTGCCTTTTGCCAACATATCTAGGTGATAAGCTCCAGCATAGGACAAATCAATCACGCGCCCATTATGGAATGGTCCGCGATCATTAACCCTCACAATAATTTGTTTATTATTTTCAAGGTTAGTCACTTTCACGTAACTTGGCAGCGGTAAATTTTTATGCGCGGCTGACATGGTATACATATCATAGGTTTCACCATTTGAGGTTAAGTGGCCATGAAACTTAGCCCCATACCATGATGCATGACCTGTTTCGGAAAAGCCTTTACCTGTTGGTAGCACCTTATAGCTTTTGCCTAAAACAGTGTAATTACGATTGCCTTGGCGAGTATAGGCTTCGTATTTTGGCACCGCATTTTTAACTTTACTGACATCTGGCGCATCATCAGGATAACGGTCATCGGCCATCTGATAGCGACCTGATTGACTACTTCCTGAGCTGGCTTTTTTATTACCATCTGAACTTGATGTACATGCTGTCATAAGTAATAACAACATCATGCTGGTGAAGGGTAAATAAAGATTATTTTGCATTGTATTGAGCTTTTAATTGTTCGCTGAATTGGTAAACCGCCATAGCATATAGCGGGCTGCGATTATATCGGGTGATAACATAAAAGTTTTTAAGCCCCAACCAGTATTCATCAGCTTCAGGTTGTTCTAATTTTACTAATAGCGCCTGCTGAGACACATCAATATCCTGCGGCGTTGCTAAACTTAATGTCGGATCTAAAATATCTGATGCTTGGTAATGTAATTTCTCTGCGGTCCATACTTTAGCTTTGGGGGCTTTATCAGAGGTATGATTTAGCGGCAATGCTACAGGCTCGCCTCGTTGCCAGCCGTGCTGATGAAAATAATTTGCTACGCTACCAATAGCGTCGGCTTTACTGGTCAGTAAGTCTCGACGGCCATCACCACTGAAGTCGACTGAGTAATGACGATAGCTTGATGGAATAAATTGACCAAACCCCATAGCGCCTGCATATGAGCCTTTTAAGCTGGCATTATCGAGTTTTTCTTCCTTGATGAGTGACATCAAGTTACCGTATTCACTTCTAAAAAAAGTGGCTCTTGGAGGATAGTAAAAACCTAAGGTGTACAGCGCATCTTGCACACGATAGTTACCCATGTAACCACCGTAAAATGTTTCAATACCTATGATGGCGACAATGATTTGCGGGTCAACATTAAATTTATCCGCCGCTTTTGCTATGGTTGTGGCATTTTCATGCCAAAACTCTAGGCC
This window contains:
- a CDS encoding septal ring lytic transglycosylase RlpA family protein, which codes for MQNNLYLPFTSMMLLLLMTACTSSSDGNKKASSGSSQSGRYQMADDRYPDDAPDVSKVKNAVPKYEAYTRQGNRNYTVLGKSYKVLPTGKGFSETGHASWYGAKFHGHLTSNGETYDMYTMSAAHKNLPLPSYVKVTNLENNKQIIVRVNDRGPFHNGRVIDLSYAGAYHLDMLAKGTAKVKIEVIYIESNDQRGISEATSNEVHYIQVAASQDKLRVNALAKELENKYGVSSRIVSSNGLHRVQLGPIGKIYLTNKLLDSLHNQGYPQSFIVP
- the lipA gene encoding lipoyl synthase; the protein is MNRPERLQPGVKLRDADKVARIPIKIVPSERETMLRKPDWLRVKLPSSNTRILEIKAALRKNGLHSVCEEASCPNLAECFNHGTATFMILGAICTRRCPFCDVAHGRPLAADAEEPKKLAQTIADMKLKYVVITSVDRDDLRDGGAQHFADCIREIRVLNPEIKIEILVPDFRGRIDAALEILATEPPDVFNHNLETAPKHYRKARPGANYQWSLDLLRKFKERHPDVPTKSGLMMGLGETNEEIAEVLHDLRAHKVEMLTLGQYLQPSKFHLPVERYVPPAEFDELKALADKLGFTHAACGPLVRSSYHADLQAQGKEVK
- a CDS encoding serine hydrolase, producing the protein MINIAKAPIATALLLSFVSFTSSANTPQPDARPTPNRAPMVTPDAPSVAAKAYVLMDYYSGRVIAEQNAYDSLNPASLTKMLTSYVIGHEVKVGNISMDDDVLITKNAWSKNFPDSSKMFIEVGKTVKVADLNRGIVIQSGNDACVAMAEHIAGTEGAFVDLMNSWAKQLGMNDSYFENSHGLDSDNHKTTAYDMAILGAALIRDVPEEYRVYSEKSFTFNGIKQYNRNGLLWDNSLKVDGIKTGHTSGAGYNLVSSATSDDGMRLITVVLGTSSESARKAESKKLLNYGFRFFETITPYKAGDTFVSQKIWYGDVDNVDLGVMTDTPITINRGKAKDLQANFELTKPLSAPLAKGETVGRVFFQLDGKDIAQYPLVTLNTVEEGSWISKLMDYFKQMFASWFE
- the ybeD gene encoding DUF493 family protein YbeD — its product is MLNTTFDEVMTFPNACPFKVIGDADDTLADRVVAVAQQLAPGDYVPTVKASSKGSYYSITIRITVTSKEHIEKAYIDLAAIEGVKRVL
- the mltB gene encoding lytic murein transglycosylase B; translation: MVSAHIGIASAATDVDALKKQFMAQQIKQGFSQQEVEAFLKESTYTQEVIDAITKPWEAKPWHQYYPIFLTEKRLAKGLEFWHENATTIAKAADKFNVDPQIIVAIIGIETFYGGYMGNYRVQDALYTLGFYYPPRATFFRSEYGNLMSLIKEEKLDNASLKGSYAGAMGFGQFIPSSYRHYSVDFSGDGRRDLLTSKADAIGSVANYFHQHGWQRGEPVALPLNHTSDKAPKAKVWTAEKLHYQASDILDPTLSLATPQDIDVSQQALLVKLEQPEADEYWLGLKNFYVITRYNRSPLYAMAVYQFSEQLKAQYNAK
- the lipB gene encoding lipoyl(octanoyl) transferase LipB; translation: MPASTLHIRHLGMQDYQSVWHAMQEYTDTRDSDSQDELWVVEHQPVFTQGQAGKSEHILNPGDILVIQVDRGGQVTYHGPGQLVVYPLIDIKRNKMGVRQLVNNIEQSIVDMLAPYGVQAYAKADAPGVYVQERKLASLGLRIRKGCSFHGLALNVDMDLGPFQRINPCGYAGLEMVQCKALGGPQTVLEAGDKLIQTFSQVMGYQQLVHHQGLAE